One genomic window of Fusarium fujikuroi IMI 58289 draft genome, chromosome FFUJ_chr01 includes the following:
- a CDS encoding probable U-snRNP-associated cyclophilin has protein sequence MPPTKLPESGNPLVFLDITLGGEPLGRIQIELFKDVVPKTAENFRQFCTGESKNSAGRPQGYKGSKFHRIIPNFMCQGGDFLNNDGSGSTCIWGYKSFEDENFTLKHDQPGLLSMANAGPNTNGSQFFITTVPTPFLDNKHVVFGKVVDGMDVVKKMEATKTGYAAPDRPNLDVVISQCGEM, from the exons ATGCCTCCTACAAAGCTCCCCGAGTCTGGAAATCCTCT TGTCTTTCTTGACATTACTCTCGGAG GTGAACCTCTTGGTCGCATCCAGATCGAGCTGTTTAAGGATGTTGTACCAAAGACAGCTGAGAACTTCCGTCAGTTCTGCACCGGCGAGAGCAAGAACAGTGCCGGCCGTCCTCAGGGCTACAAGGGCTCCAAGTTCCACCGCATA ATCCCAAACTTCATGTGCCAAGGTGGTGACTTTCTCAATAACGATGGTTCAGGATCGACCTGCATCTGGGGCTACAAGAGCTTTGAAGACGAGAACTTCACTCTCAAGCATGATCAGCCAGGCCTCTTATCCATGGCT AACGCTGGACCCAATACCAATGGTTCTCAATTCTTCATCACAACCGTTCCCACACCTTTCCTCGATAACAAGCATGTCGTCTTTGGCAAGGTCGTCGACGGCATGGACGTGgtaaagaagatggaggCTACCAAAACTGGCTATGCTGCCCCGGATAGACCGAACCTTGACGTAGTCATCTCCCAGTGTGGTGAAATGTAA